The Microbacterium paraoxydans genome includes a window with the following:
- the dapB gene encoding 4-hydroxy-tetrahydrodipicolinate reductase: MTTKVALVGGTGKLGTIIAAVIEELEGFEVSRVLTSASDLSELAGADLVIDASTPQVSIDVVRTAVEHGLNILVATSGWSAERIALVRPLVEAADTGAVFIPNFSLGSVLGSALAAAAAPYFGSVEIVEAHRETKVDSPSGTAVRTAELIAAARATQGPVSAPHADQRARGQQVGSVPIHSLRRPGVIAKQEVILSGPGESLTFTHDTTDPGLAYAPGIRLAVPYAATATGVVVGLENMLDIGIRS, translated from the coding sequence ATGACCACGAAGGTAGCCCTCGTCGGCGGGACCGGAAAGCTCGGGACGATCATCGCTGCGGTGATCGAGGAGCTCGAGGGCTTCGAGGTGAGCCGGGTGCTGACGTCGGCGAGCGACCTGTCGGAGCTCGCGGGCGCCGACCTCGTGATCGATGCCTCAACCCCGCAGGTCAGCATCGACGTGGTGCGCACGGCCGTAGAGCACGGGCTCAACATCCTCGTGGCCACCTCCGGCTGGTCGGCGGAGCGGATCGCCCTCGTCCGGCCGCTCGTCGAAGCCGCCGACACGGGAGCGGTGTTCATCCCGAACTTCTCCCTCGGCTCCGTTCTCGGCTCGGCCCTCGCGGCGGCCGCCGCGCCCTACTTCGGCTCGGTCGAGATCGTCGAGGCACACCGGGAGACGAAGGTGGACTCGCCCAGCGGGACAGCCGTCCGCACGGCGGAGCTCATCGCCGCCGCGCGCGCGACGCAGGGTCCGGTGAGTGCGCCGCATGCCGATCAGCGCGCCCGAGGTCAGCAGGTCGGCAGCGTGCCCATCCACTCGCTCCGCCGCCCCGGGGTGATCGCCAAGCAGGAGGTGATCCTGTCCGGTCCGGGGGAGTCGCTGACCTTCACGCATGACACCACCGACCCGGGCCTGGCGTATGCGCCGGGGATCCGCCTGGCCGTGCCCTATGCGGCCACCGCCACCGGCGTCGTGGTGGGCCTGGAGAACATGCTCGACATCGGCATCCGCTCGTGA
- a CDS encoding OsmC family peroxiredoxin produces MPVTSEAAATWTGSLTEGSGTVAFSSSHLGTFPIDWKSRSEGSDTTTTPEELIAAAHASCFSMALSHALAENGTPPERVDTSASVTFKPGVGITGSHLNVNATVPGLTAEKFQEIAEGAKTGCPVSQALAGIEITLEATLA; encoded by the coding sequence ATGCCCGTCACCAGTGAAGCCGCCGCCACCTGGACCGGATCGCTCACGGAGGGTTCCGGCACGGTCGCCTTCTCCTCCTCGCATCTGGGGACGTTCCCGATCGACTGGAAGTCGCGCAGCGAGGGCAGCGACACGACCACGACGCCGGAGGAGCTCATCGCCGCGGCCCATGCCTCCTGCTTCAGCATGGCGCTCTCGCACGCACTCGCCGAGAACGGCACGCCCCCGGAGCGCGTCGACACCAGCGCCTCGGTCACCTTCAAGCCGGGCGTCGGCATCACCGGCAGCCACCTCAACGTCAACGCGACGGTGCCAGGTCTGACCGCGGAGAAGTTCCAGGAGATCGCCGAGGGGGCGAAGACCGGTTGCCCGGTGTCCCAGGCTCTCGCGGGCATCGAGATCACGCTCGAGGCGACTCTCGCCTGA
- a CDS encoding DUF4395 family protein, translated as MTPPPGIDPRGPRFAAGITALLLAVATFLALIGISTARTTDGWFALTASSEFAFIGGGGWAVSAAGPVARVLDPGFLLATLIALLFLWGVVSPATAPWGVLYRRLVRPRLAPPAELEDPRPPRFAQGVGLVVVGLGLLLHLAGVPWALPIATAAAFLAAFLNAVFGLCLGCQLYLLLQRVGLTGRPRRAA; from the coding sequence ATGACGCCTCCCCCCGGAATCGATCCGCGCGGGCCCCGCTTCGCCGCCGGGATCACCGCACTCCTGCTCGCCGTCGCGACGTTCCTGGCCCTCATCGGGATCTCCACCGCGCGGACCACCGATGGCTGGTTCGCGCTCACGGCGTCGTCGGAGTTCGCGTTCATCGGAGGAGGCGGGTGGGCGGTCTCCGCCGCGGGGCCGGTCGCGCGTGTCCTCGACCCGGGCTTCCTCCTCGCCACACTGATCGCGCTCCTGTTCCTCTGGGGCGTCGTCTCTCCCGCCACCGCACCGTGGGGCGTCCTCTACCGCCGCCTCGTCCGTCCGCGCCTCGCGCCGCCCGCCGAGCTGGAGGATCCCCGTCCCCCGCGGTTCGCCCAGGGCGTGGGTCTCGTCGTCGTGGGACTCGGCCTCCTGCTCCACCTCGCCGGGGTGCCGTGGGCCCTTCCGATCGCCACCGCCGCCGCGTTCCTCGCCGCCTTCCTCAACGCCGTGTTCGGACTGTGCCTCGGGTGCCAGCTCTACCTCCTGCTGCAGCGCGTCGGGCTCACCGGCCGACCGCGCCGCGCCGCCTGA
- a CDS encoding TlpA family protein disulfide reductase → MSPALALAALAALLVLATVVGLVLRGREGRRRDGGDLRFDPADAEGAALGAAATLVQFSTETCARCPQVRRLLGSFASEDAGLAHIEVDLTHRPDLSARYRVLQTPTTFVLDATGRVRARCAGIPARESLTHALAAV, encoded by the coding sequence ATGTCCCCCGCGCTCGCTCTCGCCGCCCTGGCCGCGCTTCTGGTGCTCGCCACCGTGGTCGGGCTCGTGCTCCGCGGGAGAGAGGGTCGCCGCCGCGACGGCGGCGACCTGCGGTTCGATCCCGCTGATGCGGAGGGCGCGGCGCTGGGGGCCGCGGCGACGCTCGTGCAGTTCAGCACGGAGACCTGCGCCCGCTGCCCCCAGGTGCGTCGTCTTCTCGGCTCCTTTGCGTCCGAGGACGCCGGCCTCGCGCACATCGAGGTCGATCTCACGCACCGCCCGGATCTCTCGGCGCGCTACCGTGTGCTGCAGACTCCGACCACCTTCGTGCTCGACGCCACCGGGCGCGTCAGGGCCCGGTGCGCGGGCATACCCGCTCGCGAGAGCCTGACCCACGCCCTCGCCGCCGTCTGA
- a CDS encoding thymidylate synthase produces MSAAVPTPYEDLLRDVLETGTHKSDRTGTGTTSVFGRQIRFDLAEGFPLITTKRVHFKSIAYELLWFLRGDSNVRWLQENGVSIWDEWADADGDLGPVYGVQWRSWPTPDGGSIDQLTEVIEQIRRTPDSRRLLVSAWNPADIPDMALAPCHALFQFYVADGKLSCQLYQRSADMFLGVPFNIASYALLTMMIAQQVGLEPGDFVWTGGDCHVYDNHVEQVREQLTREAFPYPTLRFARKPESILDYRFEDFVLEDYQHHAPIRAAVAV; encoded by the coding sequence ATGAGCGCCGCTGTCCCGACTCCGTACGAAGACCTGCTCCGCGACGTGCTCGAGACGGGCACGCACAAGAGCGATCGCACCGGGACCGGGACCACGAGCGTGTTCGGGCGGCAGATCCGCTTCGATCTCGCGGAGGGCTTCCCCCTCATCACCACGAAGCGCGTGCACTTCAAGTCCATCGCGTACGAGCTGCTGTGGTTCCTGCGCGGCGACTCCAACGTCCGCTGGCTGCAGGAGAACGGGGTCTCTATCTGGGACGAGTGGGCGGATGCAGACGGCGATCTCGGCCCGGTGTACGGCGTCCAGTGGCGGTCCTGGCCGACTCCCGACGGCGGCAGCATCGATCAGCTGACCGAGGTCATCGAGCAGATCCGGCGCACACCCGACTCGCGGCGCCTGCTCGTCTCCGCCTGGAATCCCGCTGACATCCCGGACATGGCCCTCGCACCGTGCCACGCACTGTTCCAGTTCTACGTCGCCGACGGAAAGCTCTCCTGCCAGCTCTACCAGCGCAGCGCCGACATGTTCCTCGGCGTCCCCTTCAACATCGCCTCCTACGCGCTGCTGACGATGATGATCGCGCAGCAGGTGGGGCTGGAGCCCGGCGACTTCGTGTGGACCGGCGGGGACTGCCACGTCTACGACAACCACGTCGAGCAGGTGCGCGAGCAGCTCACGCGAGAGGCCTTCCCGTACCCGACGCTGCGCTTCGCGCGGAAGCCGGAGTCGATCCTCGACTACCGGTTCGAGGACTTCGTCCTCGAGGACTACCAGCACCACGCACCGATCAGGGCGGCGGTGGCGGTATGA
- a CDS encoding dihydrofolate reductase gives MTWVGLIWAEAAGGVIGAEGGMPWYVAEDLAHFKETTQGAPVVMGRKTWDSLPERFRPLPGRDNIVVTRQQDWTAEGARRASTVSEAVRGQEKVWIIGGAEIFRQVIADADRLEVTELDLTVDGDTFAPPKTGWRVVDEGDWQTSRTGVRYRFLRYER, from the coding sequence ATGACCTGGGTGGGGCTCATCTGGGCCGAGGCCGCCGGAGGCGTGATCGGCGCCGAGGGCGGCATGCCCTGGTACGTGGCGGAGGATCTGGCGCACTTCAAGGAGACCACGCAGGGCGCTCCGGTCGTCATGGGACGCAAGACCTGGGACTCGCTGCCCGAGCGATTCCGCCCCCTGCCCGGTCGCGACAACATCGTCGTGACTCGCCAGCAGGACTGGACGGCGGAGGGCGCCCGCCGTGCGTCCACGGTGTCCGAGGCCGTACGCGGCCAGGAGAAGGTGTGGATCATCGGCGGTGCGGAGATCTTCCGTCAGGTGATCGCCGACGCCGACCGGCTCGAGGTCACCGAGCTCGACCTCACGGTCGACGGCGACACGTTCGCTCCGCCCAAGACCGGGTGGCGAGTGGTGGACGAGGGGGACTGGCAGACGTCCCGCACCGGCGTCCGGTATCGCTTCCTGAGGTACGAGCGCTGA
- a CDS encoding SDR family NAD(P)-dependent oxidoreductase, translating into MPTALITGASAGLGAEFARQLARRRADLVLVARSEESLSALAGELRGEWGVAVEVLPADLSEEVGVELVAARLRDRDDPIDLLVNNAGFGLPLQFADNDIEDEVRHLRVHVEASMRLMHAALQTMRGRGGRIINVASVAGFISRSTYSACKAWLIDFSRWANTAYGPDGVSVTALCPGFTHTSFHERMGLAVGEEGVPTFLWLDARDVVREGLRDAARGKAVSIPSVRYKAVVAATKVLPRSLIAAVARRGRV; encoded by the coding sequence ATGCCCACCGCACTGATCACCGGAGCCAGCGCGGGGCTGGGCGCGGAGTTCGCCCGTCAGCTGGCACGTCGACGCGCCGACCTCGTGCTCGTGGCCCGTTCGGAGGAGTCGCTCTCGGCTCTCGCGGGGGAGTTGCGCGGCGAGTGGGGAGTGGCTGTCGAGGTGCTCCCGGCCGATCTGTCCGAGGAGGTCGGCGTCGAGCTCGTCGCGGCTCGGCTCCGTGATCGGGACGATCCGATCGACCTGCTCGTGAACAACGCCGGTTTCGGATTGCCGCTGCAGTTCGCCGACAACGACATCGAGGACGAGGTGCGGCATCTGCGTGTGCACGTCGAGGCCTCCATGCGCCTGATGCACGCGGCCCTGCAGACCATGCGGGGGCGGGGCGGTCGGATCATCAACGTCGCCTCGGTGGCCGGTTTCATCTCACGGTCGACGTACTCCGCCTGCAAGGCCTGGCTCATCGACTTCAGCCGGTGGGCGAACACCGCCTACGGCCCGGACGGCGTGAGCGTCACGGCACTCTGTCCCGGTTTCACGCACACGTCCTTCCACGAGCGGATGGGTCTCGCGGTCGGCGAGGAGGGCGTGCCGACCTTCCTGTGGCTCGATGCCCGAGACGTCGTGCGCGAGGGGCTCCGCGACGCGGCGCGGGGCAAGGCCGTGTCGATCCCCTCCGTGCGTTACAAGGCCGTCGTGGCCGCGACGAAGGTGCTGCCTCGGTCCCTCATCGCGGCGGTCGCCCGTCGGGGTCGGGTCTGA
- a CDS encoding NUDIX domain-containing protein: MGWITHASRTTYENAWIRVREDDVTGPGGRGVYGVMTVRNPAVFIVAMDADDRVCLVTVDRYTIGPSVEVPAGGTDGEDPRAAAERELLEESGYRALRWEHLGTTHALDGVAEATEHVFLAREIERVDDAVDSRAEEGIDTVEWVAFSEVLRMIADGRITDGETIAAIALAGIRLGRFR; this comes from the coding sequence ATGGGTTGGATCACGCACGCCTCACGCACGACCTACGAGAACGCCTGGATCCGCGTCCGCGAGGACGACGTCACCGGACCGGGTGGCCGGGGCGTCTACGGCGTCATGACGGTGCGGAACCCGGCGGTGTTCATCGTCGCGATGGACGCCGACGACCGGGTCTGCCTGGTCACCGTCGATCGCTACACGATCGGCCCGTCCGTCGAGGTGCCCGCCGGCGGCACTGACGGCGAGGACCCGCGTGCCGCCGCGGAACGCGAGCTCCTCGAGGAGTCCGGGTACCGGGCGCTCCGGTGGGAGCATCTGGGTACGACGCACGCGCTCGACGGCGTCGCGGAGGCCACGGAGCACGTCTTCCTGGCCCGGGAGATCGAGCGCGTCGACGATGCGGTCGACAGCCGCGCGGAAGAGGGCATCGACACCGTGGAGTGGGTGGCGTTCAGCGAGGTCCTGCGGATGATCGCCGACGGCCGCATCACGGACGGCGAGACGATCGCCGCCATCGCCCTCGCCGGGATCCGTCTCGGGAGGTTCCGCTGA
- the dapA gene encoding 4-hydroxy-tetrahydrodipicolinate synthase gives MTHSGNPFGQVLVALVTPMTADGEVDWPAVEKHIDDVITAGADGIVVTGTTGETSTLTDPEKLKLVEVGKSVSAGRAKIITGGGSNETAHAIELYKASEKAGADGIMIVTPYYNKPTQAGILTHFRLVADATDLPVILYDIPGRTGVPIKYETILRLAKHPNILAVKDAKGDFSEVSRVLNQTDLMYFSGDDANVLPHLSIGATGLIGVTANVAAAPYRTIIDAVNRGDLATATAEHKRLEPLVRAVMTHVPGTVAAKYILHGLGRISSPRVRLPLVGPEEWEAALIEDELDLVSGVPGADFSNFRPDRNAAAGGALPKVHGTTR, from the coding sequence ATGACGCACTCGGGCAACCCCTTCGGACAGGTTCTCGTCGCGCTCGTCACTCCGATGACGGCCGACGGCGAAGTCGACTGGCCCGCCGTCGAGAAGCACATCGATGACGTGATCACCGCAGGCGCGGACGGCATCGTCGTGACGGGAACGACCGGCGAGACCTCGACCCTGACGGACCCGGAGAAGCTCAAGCTCGTCGAGGTCGGCAAGTCCGTCTCGGCGGGACGCGCGAAGATCATCACGGGTGGCGGATCGAACGAGACCGCGCACGCCATCGAGCTGTACAAGGCCAGCGAGAAGGCCGGTGCCGACGGCATCATGATCGTTACGCCGTACTACAACAAGCCGACGCAGGCGGGCATCCTCACGCACTTCCGGCTCGTCGCCGATGCGACCGACCTGCCGGTCATCCTGTACGACATCCCCGGGCGGACCGGTGTCCCGATCAAGTACGAGACGATCCTCCGGCTCGCCAAGCACCCGAACATCCTCGCGGTGAAGGACGCCAAGGGCGACTTCTCCGAGGTGAGCCGTGTGCTCAACCAGACCGACCTCATGTACTTCTCCGGTGACGACGCGAACGTGCTGCCGCACCTGTCGATCGGGGCGACCGGCCTCATCGGCGTGACGGCGAACGTCGCCGCCGCTCCGTACCGGACCATCATCGATGCGGTGAACCGGGGCGACCTCGCCACCGCGACCGCCGAGCACAAGCGGCTGGAACCGCTGGTCCGGGCCGTCATGACGCACGTCCCCGGCACGGTCGCCGCGAAGTACATCCTGCACGGGCTGGGCCGCATCTCCAGTCCGCGTGTCCGCCTTCCCCTCGTCGGCCCGGAGGAGTGGGAGGCCGCCCTCATCGAGGACGAGCTCGATCTCGTCAGCGGCGTGCCGGGGGCGGACTTCTCGAACTTCCGGCCCGACCGCAACGCGGCCGCGGGCGGCGCCCTGCCGAAGGTGCACGGCACGACGCGCTGA